In one window of Enoplosus armatus isolate fEnoArm2 chromosome 7, fEnoArm2.hap1, whole genome shotgun sequence DNA:
- the LOC139287459 gene encoding regulator of G-protein signaling 21-like isoform X2: MAPVDDVMAWGESLDHLLECKSQLVFEDFLKTEYSEENLLFWLACEDYKKMTSETEMTAAAKRIYTEFVQVDAPRQINIDCATRGEISENLSQPGPNCFDRAQRLIYGLMENDCYPRFLKSEIYQALLEQAEQR, translated from the exons AT GGCTCCTGTCGATGATGTTATGGCATGGGGAGAGTCACTCGACCATCTTCTGGAGTGTAAAA GCCAGCTGGTGTTCGAGGACTTCCTGAAGACAGAATACAGCGAAGAGAACCTTCTATTTTGGCTGGCCTGTGAGGACTACAAGAAAATGACCAGCGAGACGGAAATGACGGCTGCTGCCAAGCGGATCTACACAGAGTTTGTCCAAGTCGATGCGCCTAGACAG ATAAACATTGACTGTGCGACGAGAGGAGAAATCAGTGAAAATCTCTCCCAGCCGGGGCCAAATTGCTTCGACAGGGCGCAGAGACTGATATACGGTCTGATGGAAAACGACTGTTATCCGCGATTTCTGAAATCAGAAATCTACCAAGCACTCCTGGAACAGGCCGAACAGCGATGA
- the LOC139287864 gene encoding regulator of G-protein signaling 21: MPKLLFSKIRLHEIKDLMQNVKRPRRIDIVLNRRRHKKDIQRLMVQKINDETYTSKLSWQTDQKLHPTMENLLRDKKYLAAFHAFLRSEFSEENIEFWLACEDYKSTASPDVLRWKSEEIYQKFIQPTASREINVDHHIREKIESSLEEPTLSCFDEAQKHVYLLMERDSCPRFLHSDAYMSLKHKSRTLWYI, encoded by the exons ATGCCGaaacttttgttttcaaagATTCGGTTGCATGAAATTAAGGATCTGATGCAAAATGTGAAGCGGCCCAGAAG AATTGATATTGTTCTTAATCGAAGGAGGCATAAGAAGGACATCCAGCGCCTCATGGTACAAAAGATAAATGATGAGACATATACTTCAAAACTCAG TTGGCAGACTGACCAAAAACTCCACCCGACTATGGAAAACTTGCTCCGGGataaaa AATATCTAGCAGCATTCCATGCCTTCCTGCGGTCCGAGTTCAGTGAAGAAAACATCGAGTTCTGGCTCGCGTGTGAGGACTATAAGTCGACCGCCTCGCCAGACGTCCTCCGCTGGAAATCAGAGGAGATCTACCAGAAGTTCATCCAGCCTACGGCCAGCAGAGAG ATCAACGTTGACCACCATATTAGAGAGAAGATCGAGTCGTCTTTGGAGGAGCCGACCCTCTCCTGCTTCGACGAGGCCCAGAAACATGTTTACCTGCTGATGGAAAGAGACTCTTGCCCCAGATTCCTGCACTCAGACGCCTACATGAGCCTAAAGCACAAATCCAGGACTCTTTGGTACATTTAG
- the LOC139287459 gene encoding regulator of G-protein signaling 21-like isoform X1 has translation MAPVDDVMAWGESLDHLLECKTGQLVFEDFLKTEYSEENLLFWLACEDYKKMTSETEMTAAAKRIYTEFVQVDAPRQINIDCATRGEISENLSQPGPNCFDRAQRLIYGLMENDCYPRFLKSEIYQALLEQAEQR, from the exons AT GGCTCCTGTCGATGATGTTATGGCATGGGGAGAGTCACTCGACCATCTTCTGGAGTGTAAAA CAGGCCAGCTGGTGTTCGAGGACTTCCTGAAGACAGAATACAGCGAAGAGAACCTTCTATTTTGGCTGGCCTGTGAGGACTACAAGAAAATGACCAGCGAGACGGAAATGACGGCTGCTGCCAAGCGGATCTACACAGAGTTTGTCCAAGTCGATGCGCCTAGACAG ATAAACATTGACTGTGCGACGAGAGGAGAAATCAGTGAAAATCTCTCCCAGCCGGGGCCAAATTGCTTCGACAGGGCGCAGAGACTGATATACGGTCTGATGGAAAACGACTGTTATCCGCGATTTCTGAAATCAGAAATCTACCAAGCACTCCTGGAACAGGCCGAACAGCGATGA